One Streptomyces sp. NBC_01217 genomic region harbors:
- a CDS encoding DinB family protein → MATPPRLVPLLQQFDFARERLTGRLAGPVVDSGNGTDVEVVPLTDEEYLWEPVPDCWSVRRRADGPGPAATVLTGAGGWGRDSAPAPHPTPPPFTTIAWRLSHLSELLALRADHTNGSHSLTRDDYRVAADAAGAIAEFDAGATAWREALIGADDAALNTVGHSTYPHGSDPEDPFIDTVWWVNQELLHHGAEIALLRDLFRARQR, encoded by the coding sequence TTGGCAACACCACCGCGTCTGGTTCCCCTGCTGCAGCAGTTCGACTTCGCGCGCGAGCGGCTCACCGGTCGTTTGGCCGGGCCCGTCGTGGACAGCGGCAACGGCACGGACGTGGAAGTCGTGCCGCTGACCGATGAGGAGTATCTCTGGGAGCCGGTGCCGGACTGCTGGTCGGTCCGACGGCGTGCCGACGGGCCAGGGCCGGCCGCGACGGTGCTGACCGGTGCGGGCGGCTGGGGGCGCGACTCTGCGCCGGCGCCGCATCCGACGCCGCCGCCGTTCACCACGATCGCGTGGCGCCTGAGCCACCTCAGCGAGCTGCTGGCCCTGCGCGCGGACCACACGAACGGCAGCCACTCGCTGACCCGGGACGACTACCGCGTCGCCGCGGACGCCGCCGGGGCGATCGCGGAGTTCGACGCCGGAGCCACGGCCTGGCGGGAGGCGCTGATCGGTGCCGACGACGCGGCGCTGAACACGGTGGGGCACAGCACCTACCCGCACGGCAGCGATCCGGAGGATCCGTTCATCGACACGGTCTGGTGGGTCAATCAGGAACTGCTGCACCACGGGGCGGAGATCGCTCTGCTGCGCGACCTCTTCCGCGCCCGGCAGCGCTGA
- a CDS encoding NADH:flavin oxidoreductase/NADH oxidase, whose amino-acid sequence MSALFEPYTLRSLVIPNRVWMAPMCQYSAEPVGPDAGVPTDWHFAHLAARAVGGTGLILTEATAVGPEGRISPADLGIWNDTQVAAFRRITDFIKEQGSVPGIQLAHAGRKASTAAPWLGGGPVGPDAHGWTPVAPSPLPFDDGYPVPHELTADEIQGVVGQFREAARRALDAGFEVAEVHGAHGYLVGQFLSPHSNRRTDEYGGSFDNRIRFALQVVDAVREVWPEELPVLFRISATDWLTENDEDEREGWTVDETVRLAKELQAHGVDLLDVSSGGNAPRARIETGPGYQVPFAERVKAQTSLPVAAVGLITEPQQAEKIITEGRADAVLLGRELLRSPSWAQHAARELGGALRTPDQYLRAV is encoded by the coding sequence GTGAGTGCCCTCTTCGAGCCCTACACCCTGCGGTCGCTCGTCATTCCCAACCGGGTGTGGATGGCGCCCATGTGCCAGTACAGCGCCGAACCCGTGGGGCCGGACGCGGGCGTCCCGACCGACTGGCACTTCGCCCACCTCGCGGCGCGTGCCGTCGGCGGAACCGGGCTCATCCTCACAGAGGCGACGGCTGTCGGCCCCGAGGGCCGGATCAGCCCGGCGGACCTCGGCATCTGGAACGACACCCAGGTGGCCGCCTTCCGCCGGATCACGGACTTCATCAAGGAGCAGGGCTCGGTTCCCGGGATCCAGCTCGCGCACGCCGGTCGCAAGGCCTCGACGGCAGCCCCCTGGCTGGGCGGCGGCCCCGTCGGACCGGACGCGCACGGCTGGACGCCGGTCGCCCCCAGCCCGCTGCCGTTCGACGACGGGTACCCCGTGCCGCACGAGCTGACGGCGGACGAGATCCAGGGCGTCGTGGGGCAGTTCCGCGAGGCCGCCCGCCGCGCGCTGGACGCGGGCTTCGAGGTCGCCGAGGTGCACGGGGCCCACGGATACCTCGTCGGACAGTTCCTCTCCCCGCACAGCAACCGGCGTACGGATGAGTACGGCGGCAGCTTCGACAACCGCATCCGCTTCGCGCTCCAGGTCGTCGACGCGGTACGGGAGGTCTGGCCGGAGGAACTGCCCGTCCTCTTCCGTATCTCCGCGACGGACTGGCTCACGGAGAACGACGAGGACGAGCGCGAGGGCTGGACCGTCGACGAGACCGTACGGCTGGCCAAGGAGCTCCAGGCCCACGGGGTGGACCTGCTGGACGTCTCCAGCGGCGGAAACGCCCCGCGCGCCCGCATCGAGACCGGGCCGGGCTACCAGGTCCCCTTCGCCGAGCGGGTCAAGGCGCAGACCTCGCTCCCGGTTGCGGCCGTGGGCCTGATCACCGAGCCGCAGCAGGCCGAGAAGATCATCACCGAGGGCCGGGCGGACGCCGTCCTGCTCGGGCGCGAGTTGCTGCGGAGCCCGTCGTGGGCCCAGCACGCGGCCCGCGAACTGGGCGGCGCACTGCGCACGCCGGACCAGTACCTCCGCGCGGTCTGA